The proteins below come from a single Panicum hallii strain FIL2 chromosome 7, PHallii_v3.1, whole genome shotgun sequence genomic window:
- the LOC112900038 gene encoding uncharacterized protein LOC112900038 produces the protein MAFSSVFRRVNVKGLISNASVYASATESSGGMSLVFRRWATKKTAGSTKNGRDSNPKYLGVKKFGGEKVEPGNIIVRQRGSRFHPGDYVGMGKDHTLFCLKEGHVRFERNKLTGRKWVHVDPMAGHVLHPVYASGSTTAADLDAQL, from the exons ATGGCTTTCTCATCGGTTTTCCGGAGAGTGAATGTCAAAGGACTGATCTCAAATGCTTCAGTGTATGCTAGCGCAACAG AATCTTCTGGAGGaatgagcttggtgtttagacGCTGGGCCACCAAGAAGACTGCTGGATCGACAAAAAATGGCCGTGACTCCAATCCCAAATACCTGGGTGTCAAGAAGTTCGGTGGAGAG AAAGTGGAACCAGGAAACATCATTGTTCGCCAAAGAGGATCGCGCTTCCACCCTGGGGACTATGTTGGCATGGGCAAGGATCACACTCTCTTCTGCCTGAAGGAAGGCCATGTTCGGTTCGAGCGCAACAAGCTGACTGGCAGGAAATGGGTTCATGTTGACCCTATGGCTGGTCATGTGCTCCACCCTGTCTACGCCAGTGGCTCGACTACTGCAGCTGACCTGGATGCACAGTTGTAG